One Cryobacterium roopkundense genomic region harbors:
- a CDS encoding UDP-N-acetylmuramate dehydrogenase: protein MIAPVPLSELTTMRVGGPPAAMVAPVTEQDLVKEALVVWGMDEDWMLLGGGSNTVASDAGFDGIVIRVVTRGVERLDSEAAGAVRLRVQAGEPWDELVAHTVTQGWAGIEALSGIPGSCGAAPVQNIGAYGQELSDSLAAVDFLDYETGEVRRMEAAELRLDYRTSALKQGLRGIVLAIELDLRDTRNEADVLGLALSQPIGYGQLASALGVQLGDRVALETVRSTVLDLRAAKGMVLDPTDPDTYSAGSFFTNPIVTEAFARTLPDAAPRWVLAPELPDRVIPLDEYAGVGPIPGVDDVRPVKLSAAWLIEHSGVRKGFHLPGSRAAVSSKHTLALTNTGGASAAEIAELARFVLGRVQAEFGVNLQPEPVLVGLDL, encoded by the coding sequence ATGATCGCGCCCGTACCGCTCTCCGAACTCACCACCATGCGCGTCGGCGGGCCCCCGGCGGCAATGGTCGCGCCGGTCACCGAGCAGGACCTCGTGAAGGAGGCGCTCGTCGTGTGGGGCATGGACGAAGACTGGATGCTGCTCGGCGGCGGCTCGAACACTGTCGCGAGCGACGCCGGGTTCGACGGCATCGTCATTCGGGTGGTGACGCGGGGCGTTGAACGGCTCGACTCCGAAGCTGCCGGCGCGGTGCGCCTGCGCGTTCAGGCCGGCGAGCCGTGGGACGAGCTCGTGGCGCACACCGTGACACAAGGCTGGGCCGGAATCGAGGCGCTCTCCGGCATTCCCGGTTCCTGCGGCGCGGCACCGGTGCAGAACATCGGCGCCTACGGCCAAGAACTTTCCGACAGCCTCGCCGCCGTCGACTTTCTCGATTACGAGACCGGGGAGGTGCGCCGCATGGAGGCCGCCGAACTTCGTCTCGACTACCGCACCTCGGCGCTCAAGCAGGGCCTGCGCGGTATCGTGCTCGCGATCGAGCTCGACCTGCGCGACACCCGCAACGAGGCCGACGTTCTTGGCCTGGCCCTCAGCCAGCCGATCGGCTACGGCCAGCTGGCATCCGCTCTCGGTGTGCAGCTCGGCGACAGGGTGGCGCTTGAGACCGTGCGTTCCACGGTGCTTGACCTGCGCGCGGCCAAGGGCATGGTTCTTGACCCGACCGACCCCGACACGTACAGCGCCGGCTCCTTCTTCACGAACCCTATAGTCACCGAGGCGTTCGCGCGCACGCTGCCTGATGCCGCGCCGCGGTGGGTGCTTGCGCCCGAGCTGCCCGACCGTGTCATTCCGCTCGACGAGTACGCCGGCGTTGGCCCGATTCCCGGCGTGGACGACGTGCGCCCGGTGAAGCTCAGCGCTGCCTGGCTCATCGAGCATTCCGGTGTGCGCAAGGGGTTTCATCTGCCGGGCTCGAGGGCCGCGGTGTCGAGCAAGCACACGCTCGCGCTCACGAACACGGGCGGGGCATCCGCTGCCGAGATCGCGGAGCTCGCCCGCTTCGTGCTGGGCCGTGTGCAGGCCGAGTTCGGCGTGAACCTGCAGCCCGAGCCCGTTTTGGTGGGCCTCGACCTGTAG
- a CDS encoding MaoC family dehydratase — MTPEFDSLVVGQQIAEASFALTRDSLVRYAGASGDFNPIHYRDDVAVSVGLSGVLAHGMLTMGFAVQPVVDWAGDPARVVDYQVRFTRPVFVDPVEGALVTVIAKVGALEADARVARVDLVVSFNSQTVLGKAQARVSLA, encoded by the coding sequence ATGACCCCCGAATTCGATTCCCTCGTCGTCGGACAGCAGATCGCCGAGGCAAGCTTCGCTCTCACGCGCGATTCTCTCGTGCGCTACGCCGGGGCATCCGGCGATTTCAATCCCATCCACTACCGCGACGACGTGGCGGTCTCGGTGGGCCTCTCCGGCGTTCTCGCGCACGGCATGCTCACGATGGGTTTCGCCGTGCAGCCTGTCGTCGACTGGGCCGGCGACCCCGCCCGGGTCGTGGACTATCAGGTGCGCTTCACCCGCCCGGTGTTCGTGGACCCCGTCGAAGGTGCCCTCGTAACCGTGATCGCGAAGGTGGGCGCCCTCGAAGCGGATGCCCGGGTGGCACGAGTCGACCTCGTGGTGTCGTTCAACAGCCAGACCGTGCTCGGCAAGGCGCAGGCGCGCGTCAGCCTCGCATGA
- a CDS encoding FAS1-like dehydratase domain-containing protein, with the protein MSVNPDLQGRVFPPVAPYLVGREKVREFSRAVFATHPFNHDPEAARAAGHADVVAPPTFAVVVQEATLAQLLAEPDAGIDFSRVVHGDQRFTYTRPIVAGDELTATLSVASIKSLGGHAMVTAVSTIVDSAGGHVVTATSTLVVRGDE; encoded by the coding sequence GTGTCAGTTAACCCAGACCTGCAGGGGCGTGTCTTTCCGCCCGTCGCTCCGTATCTCGTGGGCCGCGAAAAGGTGCGCGAGTTTTCCCGCGCAGTGTTCGCCACCCATCCCTTCAACCACGACCCGGAGGCGGCCCGCGCGGCCGGCCACGCCGACGTCGTGGCACCACCCACGTTCGCCGTGGTGGTGCAGGAGGCAACGCTCGCTCAGCTGCTCGCCGAGCCCGACGCCGGCATCGACTTCAGCCGCGTCGTGCACGGGGACCAGCGCTTCACCTATACGCGTCCGATCGTGGCCGGCGACGAACTCACCGCCACCCTGTCGGTCGCGAGCATCAAGAGCCTCGGCGGCCACGCCATGGTGACGGCAGTGTCGACGATCGTCGATTCCGCAGGCGGCCACGTCGTGACCGCCACCTCCACCCTCGTCGTCAGGGGAGACGAATGA
- a CDS encoding GNAT family N-acetyltransferase, which yields MQFSLVRLTSPEAAPLLAGLRLEYDARYGEGAGDSVDEIGASEFDAPHGGFLVLRDGEHTVAGGGIHRYSADTAEIKRMWTNPNYRRQGHATIVLAQLERLARDLGFARVRLETGYAQPEALALYRSLGYTDIGNYGVYEGAYGFERTLTAPADMLRTDAVASVLA from the coding sequence GTGCAATTTAGTCTCGTTCGCCTCACCTCCCCCGAAGCCGCCCCCCTCCTGGCGGGGCTCCGCCTCGAATACGACGCGCGTTACGGCGAGGGCGCTGGCGACTCGGTCGACGAGATCGGCGCCTCCGAATTCGACGCGCCGCACGGCGGGTTTCTCGTGCTGCGGGACGGCGAGCACACCGTCGCGGGCGGGGGCATCCACCGGTACAGCGCCGACACCGCCGAGATCAAGCGCATGTGGACCAACCCGAACTACCGCCGTCAGGGCCACGCCACCATCGTGCTCGCCCAGCTGGAGCGGCTCGCCCGCGACCTCGGCTTCGCCCGGGTGCGCCTCGAAACCGGTTACGCACAGCCCGAAGCACTCGCCCTCTATCGCAGCCTGGGCTACACCGACATCGGAAACTACGGTGTCTATGAGGGCGCTTATGGGTTCGAACGCACGCTCACGGCTCCGGCCGACATGCTGCGAACGGATGCCGTGGCATCCGTTCTTGCCTGA
- a CDS encoding HEAT repeat domain-containing protein, with protein sequence MRKNSSSEPVVPVDLPIADRLAAAVKRYGEPAVIERSIALLKGENAGEDFLLYVGGDHAKGILDGAPSLYWPELWGARALMHVWSESANEAVIAGLDNQSWRVREMCAKVILLRKLHCLKRLVRLSTDEVPRVRAAAVHALAALGTVEHLPTIVQRLKDPDVEVRRAAQQSRDALTARLGLPTAPDSHSPAATAAAAEAAEVKTEAPSAEAPDAE encoded by the coding sequence ATGCGCAAGAATTCGTCTTCAGAGCCCGTCGTTCCCGTTGATCTCCCCATTGCCGACCGCCTCGCAGCGGCCGTCAAGCGATACGGAGAGCCAGCGGTCATCGAACGTTCCATCGCACTCCTGAAGGGCGAGAACGCGGGCGAAGACTTTCTGCTCTACGTGGGCGGCGACCACGCCAAGGGCATCCTCGACGGCGCACCGTCGCTGTACTGGCCCGAGCTGTGGGGCGCTCGCGCGCTCATGCACGTGTGGAGCGAATCCGCCAACGAAGCCGTGATTGCCGGCCTCGACAACCAGTCCTGGCGCGTGCGCGAGATGTGCGCCAAGGTGATTCTGCTGCGCAAGCTGCACTGCCTCAAGCGCCTCGTACGCCTTTCGACCGACGAGGTTCCGCGCGTGCGGGCCGCCGCGGTGCACGCGCTTGCAGCGCTCGGAACCGTCGAGCACCTGCCCACCATCGTGCAGCGCCTGAAGGACCCCGACGTGGAGGTTCGCCGCGCTGCGCAGCAGTCCCGCGACGCGCTCACCGCGCGCCTCGGCCTGCCGACCGCGCCAGACTCACATTCCCCCGCCGCAACGGCGGCAGCAGCAGAGGCCGCCGAGGTCAAGACCGAGGCACCTTCCGCCGAGGCACCCGACGCCGAGTAG
- a CDS encoding DMT family transporter has protein sequence MISSGLLARYRVDAVLLLVAIVWGGSYLSAKVLTEQASVGAVLALRFLVAAAALYVVWLVRRERRPTRGELAVGVLLGVTQSAILWLETLGVAFTSATNAGLIISLTIILTPILESVARRQWLPRPFFVAAVMAVVGVALLVSGNGFHAPNVGDLLILAAALVRSVHVTMVGHLTRGRRYSTITLTLIQAVVGSIIFTATDVPGLLYAVTTFGWAAWLGVLYLGLACSVFAFLAQMWAIRRTSAARASLLMGTEPVWAVLVGVTIGAETLGIVGVIGAVLIIASTYWGQRVEAVHRARADAAEPRHPLPVS, from the coding sequence ATGATCTCTTCCGGGCTCCTCGCACGCTACCGCGTCGACGCCGTTCTGCTGCTCGTGGCCATCGTCTGGGGCGGCAGCTATCTCAGCGCCAAGGTACTCACGGAGCAGGCGAGCGTGGGCGCGGTTCTCGCCCTGCGCTTTCTCGTGGCCGCGGCCGCCCTCTACGTGGTCTGGCTCGTGCGTCGCGAACGACGCCCGACCCGCGGCGAGCTCGCGGTGGGTGTGCTGCTGGGCGTCACGCAATCGGCCATTCTCTGGCTCGAGACGCTCGGCGTTGCCTTCACTTCGGCCACGAATGCCGGGTTGATCATCAGCCTCACCATCATTCTCACGCCCATCCTCGAGTCGGTCGCACGTCGTCAATGGCTGCCGCGCCCGTTTTTCGTCGCGGCGGTGATGGCCGTCGTCGGTGTGGCCCTTCTCGTGTCGGGCAACGGTTTCCACGCTCCCAACGTGGGCGACCTGCTTATCCTCGCCGCGGCGCTCGTGCGGTCCGTGCACGTCACGATGGTGGGCCACCTCACTCGAGGCCGCCGGTACAGCACGATCACCCTCACGCTCATCCAGGCCGTTGTCGGGTCCATCATCTTCACGGCAACGGATGTTCCGGGTCTCCTCTACGCCGTCACGACGTTTGGCTGGGCTGCCTGGCTCGGAGTGCTGTACCTCGGCCTGGCGTGCAGCGTCTTCGCGTTCCTGGCGCAGATGTGGGCGATCCGGCGCACCTCGGCGGCACGCGCGAGTCTGCTCATGGGGACCGAGCCGGTCTGGGCCGTACTCGTCGGAGTAACCATCGGCGCGGAAACCCTCGGAATCGTGGGCGTCATCGGCGCGGTGCTCATCATCGCAAGCACCTACTGGGGGCAGCGCGTGGAGGCCGTTCACCGGGCTAGAGCGGATGCCGCCGAGCCGCGGCATCCGCTGCCCGTGTCGTAG
- a CDS encoding LysR family transcriptional regulator, which translates to MDLHQLVVLRELGERGSVAAVARALFVSSSAVSQQLSALQRGVGVALTEKSGRRLVLTPAGRALAAAAAHVSTAMAEAEEAVATFYSDPTTIVRLSAFHSAGLAWFGPLIARLGATGGPPLSCGDEDVARSDFPGLVSHYDLVIAHRVPHDPYWPEGVSVMPLLYEPLDVALPAGHPLASRPSLSVADVADQPWIAGHEGYPLGEAVNVVAAAAGHPLRVTHRINEFFVSASVVATGAAIALQPRYTMAPAVGSGIVLRPITGLRVGRQIDVLSRPEALARASVRRVLDELRAVADPLS; encoded by the coding sequence ATGGATCTGCATCAGTTGGTCGTGCTGCGCGAACTCGGCGAGCGCGGCAGCGTGGCCGCAGTGGCCCGTGCGCTGTTCGTGTCGTCCTCGGCCGTGAGCCAGCAGTTGTCGGCCCTGCAGCGGGGTGTGGGTGTTGCTCTCACGGAGAAGAGCGGGCGCCGGCTTGTGCTGACGCCGGCCGGGCGGGCACTCGCCGCCGCGGCCGCGCACGTGTCGACTGCGATGGCCGAGGCCGAGGAGGCCGTGGCGACGTTCTACTCCGACCCGACCACGATCGTGCGCCTCTCGGCGTTCCACAGCGCCGGGCTGGCCTGGTTCGGGCCACTGATCGCGCGCCTTGGCGCGACGGGCGGGCCACCCCTGAGCTGCGGCGACGAAGACGTGGCCCGCTCCGATTTTCCCGGGCTGGTGTCACACTACGACCTGGTGATCGCGCACCGGGTGCCTCACGACCCGTACTGGCCCGAGGGTGTGTCGGTGATGCCACTGCTCTACGAGCCGCTCGATGTGGCGCTGCCGGCGGGGCATCCGCTCGCGTCACGCCCCTCCCTGTCGGTGGCCGACGTGGCCGACCAACCCTGGATCGCCGGACACGAGGGGTACCCACTCGGTGAGGCCGTGAACGTGGTGGCGGCGGCCGCGGGACATCCGCTCCGGGTGACGCACCGCATCAACGAGTTCTTTGTGTCGGCCTCCGTTGTCGCCACCGGTGCGGCTATCGCGCTGCAACCGAGGTACACGATGGCACCCGCCGTGGGCTCCGGAATCGTGCTGCGCCCCATCACGGGGTTGCGGGTGGGCCGGCAGATCGACGTGCTGTCGCGCCCGGAAGCGCTCGCGCGGGCATCCGTTCGCCGCGTACTCGACGAGTTGCGCGCGGTCGCCGACCCGCTCTCCTGA
- a CDS encoding CU044_2847 family protein has translation MAQLVEFSLADGGVVLVQAADGTGGVLTRGMDRSGVFARARQSFEEAVGTIQPAVEAVIDQLLTLAERPDDVSVTFGLDLHAEAGAFIAAASTTANFTVTLTWHARAPGPGQSGA, from the coding sequence ATGGCTCAACTTGTGGAATTTTCCCTCGCCGATGGCGGAGTCGTGCTCGTGCAGGCGGCCGACGGCACCGGCGGTGTGCTCACCAGAGGGATGGACAGGTCGGGGGTGTTCGCCCGGGCTCGGCAGAGCTTTGAGGAAGCCGTCGGTACCATTCAACCGGCCGTTGAGGCGGTGATCGATCAGCTGTTGACGCTCGCGGAAAGGCCGGACGATGTTTCTGTCACCTTTGGCCTCGACCTGCACGCCGAGGCTGGCGCTTTCATCGCGGCCGCGTCGACCACAGCGAACTTCACGGTGACCCTCACGTGGCACGCTCGGGCACCCGGGCCAGGGCAGTCCGGCGCGTGA
- a CDS encoding CHAT domain-containing protein — MDRDIELLIRPGSTRGDYRVDVVRAPTSGRPSGTLHLDVDAILDRLPELELTVLASAAHGRRAIPVQEQPLHEVGQQLFEALFSGPISGAYHASQGAVQQSGQQLRLVLRLAAPELAALPWETLYDPEDESYLCRRESLLRHIPASDYNPNPMQVDPPLRVLGIVSAPRDLPPLDTDAEKLHLTEALRPSIDEGLVELVWAPEATWDGIQAQLRNGPWHVVHFIGHGDYDVSGNEGRVALVSPQGRSHMVEASGLADLLREASPSPRLVVLNSCSSGESGQEDLFSASAAALVRGGISAVAAMQFMVSDGAAIAFARGFYGAIAAGREVDEAAGSGRRSILGLGRTLEWVTPVLYVRGGSTRLFTIARPTRPVVSAAMPPATGPTWEGAVRQPTLRAMYIEAKAKSRIQDYAGALSLLDDLLELDPDFREAVVLRDKVRGRQSALQNYRAARQAEESGDWAEAIRWYARVENDAVFPDAAERRLASELLLQVSDLQNELRYHADEGNSQAVLEVDAQLRELSPADANPDGLADRARGELAPPQPPPMAREPEPEPEPEPEPEPEPELELHAVIEHGVARVPDAEPTPVPAPQPDVTPEPNPRLQRLRRIAEERGPVRMKTSERQSIPETPVAAGAHVAPADQPETTPLLVLRHPAPVRAVAFSPDGVRLATGCDDKAARLWNTASGQQMLHLKHEGWQAWVNSVAVSPDGTRLASGCDDRVARIWDMTSGTPLLSVRHSGWLTRVYAVAWNADGTRFATASDDKSARIWDARTGAELVKVQHSALISSVAFSPDGALFATGSYDKTARVWDAATGDLAQEVRHDGLVSSVAFALGGSRLATGSYDGIARVWDVATRGQLLEVRHSRPIASVAFSPFGARLATASSDRSARVWDSSTGEPLWEGQHDDLVAAVAFSGDGTRLATGSYDKTARIWDVSSL, encoded by the coding sequence GTGGATCGAGACATCGAGTTACTGATCAGACCGGGATCGACCCGGGGTGACTATCGGGTCGACGTGGTTCGTGCGCCCACGAGCGGGCGCCCGAGCGGCACGCTCCATCTTGACGTCGATGCGATTCTCGACCGGCTGCCGGAGCTTGAACTCACGGTTCTCGCATCCGCTGCCCACGGCAGACGGGCGATCCCGGTGCAGGAGCAGCCTCTGCACGAGGTGGGACAGCAGCTTTTCGAGGCGCTGTTCTCCGGCCCGATTAGTGGCGCGTATCACGCCAGCCAGGGTGCGGTGCAGCAGAGCGGCCAGCAGCTGCGCCTAGTGCTGAGGCTCGCCGCGCCGGAGCTGGCCGCTCTGCCGTGGGAAACGCTCTACGACCCGGAGGATGAATCGTATCTGTGCCGGCGTGAATCCCTGCTCCGCCACATTCCCGCGAGTGATTACAACCCCAATCCCATGCAGGTCGACCCCCCGTTGCGCGTGCTGGGAATTGTCTCGGCGCCCCGGGATCTGCCGCCGCTCGACACGGATGCCGAGAAGCTGCACCTCACGGAGGCTCTGCGGCCCTCGATTGACGAGGGCCTCGTCGAATTGGTGTGGGCTCCGGAAGCGACCTGGGACGGAATTCAGGCGCAGCTCCGCAACGGCCCGTGGCACGTGGTGCACTTCATCGGCCACGGAGACTACGACGTGAGCGGCAACGAGGGGAGGGTTGCCCTGGTATCGCCCCAGGGGCGGTCCCACATGGTCGAGGCGTCTGGACTCGCCGACCTGCTTCGGGAGGCGAGCCCGAGCCCGCGGCTCGTCGTGCTGAACTCCTGTTCGTCGGGCGAGTCCGGGCAGGAGGACCTGTTCTCGGCATCCGCTGCGGCCCTCGTGCGCGGCGGAATCAGCGCCGTTGCCGCCATGCAGTTCATGGTGAGCGACGGGGCCGCCATCGCCTTCGCGCGTGGCTTTTACGGGGCGATCGCGGCCGGCCGGGAGGTTGACGAGGCCGCCGGCAGCGGTCGGCGATCGATCCTGGGGCTCGGCCGCACGTTGGAATGGGTGACTCCAGTGCTCTACGTTCGCGGCGGGTCCACCCGATTGTTCACGATCGCGCGCCCGACGCGACCGGTCGTCTCGGCCGCGATGCCCCCGGCAACTGGCCCAACATGGGAGGGGGCCGTGCGGCAGCCGACGCTGCGCGCGATGTACATCGAGGCCAAAGCCAAGTCGCGCATTCAGGACTACGCGGGTGCCCTCTCGCTTCTCGATGACCTGCTCGAGCTGGATCCCGATTTTCGCGAGGCGGTTGTGCTGCGCGATAAGGTTCGGGGCAGGCAGTCCGCCCTGCAGAACTATCGAGCTGCGCGCCAAGCCGAGGAATCCGGAGACTGGGCCGAGGCCATCCGCTGGTATGCCAGGGTCGAGAATGACGCTGTGTTTCCGGATGCGGCGGAGCGACGCCTGGCGAGTGAGCTGCTCCTGCAGGTCAGTGACCTGCAAAACGAGCTTCGCTACCACGCCGATGAAGGCAACTCGCAGGCCGTGCTCGAGGTCGATGCCCAGTTGCGCGAGCTCAGCCCAGCGGACGCCAACCCCGATGGTCTCGCCGATCGCGCACGCGGGGAGTTGGCCCCGCCCCAGCCCCCGCCGATGGCTCGGGAGCCAGAGCCAGAGCCAGAGCCAGAGCCAGAGCCAGAGCCAGAGCCAGAGCTGGAGCTTCATGCAGTCATCGAGCACGGAGTAGCGCGCGTGCCCGACGCCGAGCCGACCCCAGTGCCGGCACCACAGCCCGACGTGACACCAGAGCCGAACCCGCGGCTCCAGCGACTTCGGCGCATCGCCGAAGAGCGAGGTCCGGTGCGAATGAAGACGTCAGAGCGCCAGTCGATTCCGGAGACACCGGTGGCCGCGGGCGCGCACGTCGCTCCAGCCGACCAGCCGGAGACGACCCCCCTCCTTGTGCTGCGTCATCCAGCTCCCGTCCGCGCTGTGGCGTTCAGCCCGGACGGGGTGCGACTCGCCACCGGATGTGATGACAAGGCGGCGCGACTCTGGAACACGGCCTCGGGGCAGCAGATGCTGCACCTCAAGCACGAGGGGTGGCAGGCCTGGGTGAACTCGGTGGCTGTCAGCCCCGACGGCACGCGACTGGCCAGCGGGTGCGACGACAGGGTCGCGCGAATCTGGGACATGACAAGCGGCACACCACTCCTCAGCGTGCGGCACTCGGGCTGGTTGACCCGGGTCTACGCGGTGGCGTGGAACGCGGACGGAACCCGATTCGCCACGGCGAGTGATGATAAGTCCGCGCGCATCTGGGATGCTCGAACCGGCGCTGAACTCGTCAAGGTGCAGCACAGCGCCCTGATCTCGTCGGTCGCCTTCAGCCCGGATGGCGCGTTGTTCGCCACCGGCAGCTACGACAAAACAGCGCGAGTGTGGGACGCGGCGACGGGCGATCTCGCGCAGGAGGTACGTCACGATGGCCTCGTCTCCTCGGTGGCTTTTGCCTTGGGGGGCTCCCGCTTGGCCACCGGCAGTTATGACGGCATCGCGCGAGTGTGGGACGTGGCGACGCGTGGGCAACTCCTGGAGGTGCGCCACTCCCGGCCGATAGCGTCGGTGGCATTCAGCCCATTCGGCGCCCGGCTGGCCACGGCAAGTTCGGACAGGTCTGCGCGGGTGTGGGACTCGAGCACCGGCGAGCCGCTCTGGGAAGGGCAGCATGATGATCTGGTTGCCGCCGTTGCTTTCAGCGGCGACGGTACCCGGCTCGCGACCGGCAGCTACGACAAGACGGCGAGAATCTGGGACGTTTCGAGTCTTTAG
- a CDS encoding DUF4143 domain-containing protein, with protein sequence MWDRVRRLVDSDSTGERFILAGRAAPVGTHLHSGAGRTIRFRMRPLSIAERSLATPTVRLRDRLSADTPDIQGSSDVDLRHYVREIVASGFPQPRQMSDCARGVWLDDYIERVITHDFAEQGHRIRRPELLRGWLRGYASATASATTFAKIGASLDPGEPTGPTQKTSIAYRDVLSSLYLLDQVDAWSPSQKLLSRTALAPKHFLGDPALAARLLNLTEVKLMSAVQPAINNGDRSRLGDFFEALVCLSLQTYAQANDAHVSQFRDHDGRHEIDFIVHRGHAQAVGVEVKLKYAINDHDVRHLIWLKESLPQPNSRPRRHQHRRPRISSTGWRRGHPPRVAHRLRHAPWRGSELVQWLLARYSRGPPARGTSTATDLRLI encoded by the coding sequence GTGTGGGATCGAGTTCGCCGCCTCGTCGACAGTGATTCGACCGGCGAACGATTCATCTTGGCCGGCCGCGCTGCACCCGTTGGCACCCACCTCCACTCCGGCGCCGGCCGCACCATCAGATTCCGGATGCGACCTCTCTCCATCGCGGAGCGCAGCCTGGCGACGCCCACCGTCCGCCTCCGCGATCGGCTCAGCGCAGACACCCCGGACATCCAAGGCTCCAGCGACGTCGACCTGCGTCACTACGTCCGCGAAATAGTCGCCTCGGGATTTCCGCAGCCTCGGCAGATGAGCGATTGTGCCCGCGGAGTTTGGCTGGATGACTACATCGAGCGAGTCATCACCCATGACTTCGCCGAACAGGGACACCGCATTCGCCGGCCTGAGCTGCTGCGAGGTTGGTTGCGCGGTTACGCCTCGGCAACGGCCTCGGCAACCACGTTCGCGAAGATCGGGGCCAGTCTCGACCCAGGTGAACCAACAGGACCGACGCAGAAGACCTCGATCGCCTACCGGGACGTTCTCAGCAGCCTGTACTTGCTCGACCAAGTCGACGCCTGGTCGCCAAGCCAGAAGCTCCTGTCGCGAACTGCCCTCGCGCCGAAGCATTTTCTCGGCGATCCGGCACTCGCCGCGCGCCTGCTCAACCTCACCGAGGTCAAGCTGATGTCCGCCGTCCAACCTGCGATCAACAACGGGGACCGCTCTCGCCTCGGTGACTTCTTCGAAGCACTCGTCTGTCTCAGCCTCCAGACCTATGCACAGGCGAATGACGCGCACGTGTCACAATTCCGCGACCACGATGGTCGGCACGAAATTGACTTCATCGTGCACCGAGGACACGCACAAGCTGTCGGTGTTGAAGTGAAACTCAAGTACGCGATCAATGACCACGACGTGCGGCACCTGATCTGGCTGAAAGAATCGCTCCCCCAACCAAATAGTCGACCTCGTCGTCATCAACACCGGCGCCCACGCATATCGTCCACGGGATGGCGTCGCGGTCATCCCCCTCGCGTTGCTCACCGCCTGAGGCACGCCCCCTGGCGGGGGTCGGAACTGGTGCAGTGGCTCCTGGCACGTTACTCACGAGGACCGCCCGCACGAGGAACCTCGACTGCGACAGATCTACGGCTGATCTAG